The proteins below come from a single Nocardioides eburneiflavus genomic window:
- a CDS encoding class I adenylate-forming enzyme family protein: protein MITRVIDVARKATVAPEQMADEPSGATLTELLARRARDMGNREFLRFGDRSWTFAEIEAWTSRLAHRMREVDGIRPGERVAIVLPNVVQWPVVWIATLKAGAVAVPINCSYQRADLAFVLSDSGARLVFTDSERADLVTDVLAGLDEGHSVCVVDVADDGSDPFPDTPPAMPASAGTLANLQYTSGTTGFPKACMLTHGYWVRLGWICAAATGLGDDDVLLTSQPFSYMDPQWNTALSLTVGAPLVVLPRFSASSFMADVRRHRATFFYVLGSMPTLLFKQPPSPDDRDNDLRMVLCSGIPVALHAQLEERWGAPWREVYGMTESGIDLFSSFEDPTAVGSGSIGRPVPTKQARLIDPAGPAGEEEVAAGTPGELLLAGAPMMSGYWNRPEATADVLRDGWLHTGDLAVRRPDGGIQLVGRIKDMVRRGGENVACAEVEAVLERDDRVVAAAVVAVPDDVLGEEVKAFVQLRAGALPDRDTAQLLLEQAGTQLARFKVPRYLEFVADFPRTPSERVSKPALKARAADQPGTTHDFARPRS, encoded by the coding sequence GTGATCACGCGAGTGATCGACGTGGCGCGCAAGGCGACAGTCGCACCGGAGCAGATGGCGGACGAGCCCTCCGGCGCGACGCTCACCGAGCTGCTCGCACGTCGTGCAAGAGATATGGGCAACCGGGAGTTCCTGCGCTTCGGAGACAGGTCCTGGACGTTCGCGGAGATCGAAGCCTGGACCTCCCGCCTTGCCCACCGGATGCGCGAGGTCGACGGTATCCGCCCCGGCGAAAGGGTCGCGATCGTGCTGCCCAACGTCGTGCAGTGGCCCGTCGTGTGGATCGCCACCCTCAAGGCCGGCGCAGTCGCCGTACCGATCAACTGCAGCTACCAGCGCGCCGACCTCGCCTTCGTCCTGAGCGACTCGGGAGCGCGGCTGGTCTTCACCGACAGCGAGCGCGCAGACCTGGTCACCGACGTACTGGCGGGCCTGGACGAGGGACACAGCGTGTGCGTCGTCGACGTCGCCGACGACGGCTCCGACCCCTTCCCTGACACGCCACCCGCCATGCCAGCGTCAGCCGGCACCCTGGCCAACCTGCAGTACACCTCAGGCACCACGGGCTTCCCCAAGGCCTGCATGCTCACCCATGGTTACTGGGTCCGGCTCGGCTGGATCTGCGCGGCGGCCACCGGGCTGGGCGACGACGACGTGCTCCTCACGTCGCAGCCGTTCTCCTACATGGACCCGCAGTGGAACACCGCCCTCTCCCTGACAGTGGGGGCGCCCCTGGTCGTGCTCCCACGCTTCTCCGCGTCGAGCTTCATGGCGGACGTACGACGCCACCGGGCGACGTTCTTCTACGTGCTCGGCTCCATGCCCACGCTGCTCTTCAAGCAGCCTCCGTCCCCGGACGACCGCGACAATGACCTCCGCATGGTGCTGTGCTCGGGAATCCCGGTGGCGTTGCACGCCCAGCTGGAGGAGCGCTGGGGCGCGCCGTGGCGCGAGGTCTACGGGATGACCGAGTCCGGGATCGACCTCTTCAGTTCCTTCGAAGACCCCACGGCCGTGGGCAGTGGAAGCATCGGCCGACCCGTGCCCACCAAGCAGGCGCGCCTCATCGACCCCGCTGGGCCGGCGGGGGAGGAGGAGGTGGCGGCGGGGACACCGGGGGAGCTGCTCCTCGCCGGCGCGCCGATGATGAGCGGCTACTGGAACCGTCCCGAGGCCACGGCCGACGTGCTGCGGGACGGGTGGCTGCACACCGGCGACCTCGCCGTACGCCGTCCCGACGGCGGCATCCAGCTCGTCGGCCGGATCAAGGACATGGTGCGGCGCGGGGGCGAGAACGTCGCCTGCGCCGAGGTCGAGGCCGTCCTCGAGCGGGACGACCGCGTCGTGGCGGCGGCCGTCGTCGCCGTACCCGACGACGTCCTGGGCGAGGAGGTCAAGGCCTTCGTCCAGCTCAGGGCAGGAGCGCTGCCCGACCGCGACACGGCACAGCTGCTCCTCGAGCAGGCCGGCACGCAGCTCGCGCGCTTCAAGGTGCCGCGCTACCTCGAGTTCGTCGCCGACTTCCCGCGGACCCCGTCCGAGCGGGTCTCGAAGCCCGCCCTCAAGGCCCGAGCGGCCGACCAGCCCGGGACCACCCACGACTTCGCCCGACCCAGGAGCTGA
- a CDS encoding NAD(P)/FAD-dependent oxidoreductase: protein MRTDHVEYLPFSGWVDPPTDVQPALDGDVSCRVAVIGGGINGMSTALRLAQRGLDVVLLEAEFCGHGSSSRNAGQLAGAPGGDLQLLNLLSRKKMPGMMRLAEHATHHVEEFIAKHDIDCEYEATGNAFAAVSRGQMGRVGRVAKIVTRAGGHVEVGTSEELGIPRGFVGGMRETVGGRMNPGKFSLGMRRVLLDSAARVFEQTKVTDVSREGGQVVMTTSRGQVRADRVVLATNAFAGEWDVTPKHLSVPIYVIEVETEPIDPARIAALGWTSGMGLVTQHAIMENYRLTPRNTIVFGVRRLERGTSYPLPEKVPDPELVRELASAFERRFPSLADVAIERAWGGWIAITPSWLPVAGRIDGDVYYSIACNGHGLAQAPYVGTLIADAIVDGERHEDLQTLWQEKPSFPRPVMMSRSGLRTIWAYDRLLDMVNGSRRNARRGAVLTSDR from the coding sequence ATGAGGACCGACCACGTCGAGTACCTCCCCTTCAGCGGCTGGGTCGACCCTCCGACCGACGTCCAACCGGCGCTCGACGGCGACGTCAGCTGCCGCGTCGCCGTCATCGGAGGCGGCATCAACGGAATGTCCACCGCGTTGCGCCTGGCCCAGCGAGGGCTGGACGTCGTCCTGCTCGAGGCCGAGTTCTGCGGCCACGGCTCGAGCTCACGCAACGCCGGTCAGCTGGCCGGTGCCCCGGGTGGCGACCTCCAGCTGCTGAACCTGCTCTCGCGCAAGAAGATGCCGGGCATGATGCGACTGGCCGAGCACGCCACCCACCACGTCGAGGAGTTCATCGCAAAGCACGACATCGACTGCGAGTACGAGGCGACCGGCAACGCCTTCGCCGCCGTCTCCCGCGGACAGATGGGCCGGGTCGGGAGAGTTGCCAAGATCGTGACTCGCGCCGGGGGACACGTCGAAGTCGGCACGAGCGAGGAGCTCGGGATCCCTCGCGGCTTCGTCGGCGGGATGCGGGAGACCGTCGGCGGACGGATGAACCCAGGGAAGTTCAGCCTCGGAATGCGCCGGGTGCTGCTCGACTCCGCGGCCCGCGTGTTCGAGCAGACGAAGGTCACCGATGTCTCGCGCGAAGGCGGACAGGTCGTCATGACCACGTCGCGCGGGCAAGTGCGGGCGGACCGCGTCGTGCTGGCGACCAACGCCTTCGCGGGCGAGTGGGACGTGACGCCGAAGCACCTGTCAGTGCCGATCTACGTGATCGAGGTGGAGACCGAGCCGATCGACCCTGCGCGGATCGCCGCGCTGGGCTGGACGAGCGGGATGGGACTGGTCACCCAGCACGCGATCATGGAGAACTACCGGCTCACCCCGCGCAACACCATCGTGTTCGGCGTACGACGACTGGAGCGCGGCACCAGCTACCCGCTTCCGGAGAAGGTGCCTGACCCCGAGCTGGTCCGGGAGCTTGCCAGCGCCTTCGAGCGGCGGTTCCCGTCGCTGGCCGACGTCGCGATCGAGCGAGCATGGGGCGGTTGGATCGCGATCACACCGTCCTGGCTTCCCGTCGCCGGGCGGATCGACGGCGACGTCTACTACTCGATCGCCTGCAACGGCCACGGCCTGGCCCAGGCGCCGTACGTCGGGACGCTGATCGCCGACGCCATCGTCGACGGCGAGCGCCACGAAGACCTGCAGACCTTGTGGCAGGAGAAGCCCAGTTTCCCGCGACCAGTCATGATGAGCCGGTCCGGGCTCCGCACGATCTGGGCCTACGACCGGCTGCTCGACATGGTCAACGGCAGCCGCCGCAACGCCCGGCGCGGTGCTGTGCTGACATCCGACCGCTGA
- a CDS encoding TetR/AcrR family transcriptional regulator has translation MARIPAAQRRQDFIRAAVEVIASHGIDGATTRRIAEQAEANLAMLHYCYDSKEDLFADVFEYVTGKYREVIEDSDPHTTLSETGQAILRGVMQCYVDSPSFTATTFELVNWARRQHGDRGIAVYDQALESLRKALQESADNSVAPPVIDEMAYVLATLADGFGVNWLTYGDASVAREQMDVNCAVLDAWLSSRTAAVPAKPTRRKRAAGV, from the coding sequence ATGGCCCGCATCCCGGCCGCCCAGCGGCGGCAGGACTTCATCCGAGCCGCCGTCGAGGTGATCGCGAGCCACGGCATCGACGGCGCCACGACGCGCCGGATCGCTGAGCAGGCGGAGGCCAACCTGGCGATGCTGCACTACTGCTACGACTCGAAGGAGGACCTCTTCGCCGACGTCTTCGAGTACGTCACCGGCAAGTACCGCGAGGTCATCGAGGACAGTGACCCCCATACGACGCTCTCCGAGACCGGCCAGGCGATCCTGCGGGGCGTGATGCAGTGCTACGTGGACTCACCGAGCTTCACGGCGACCACGTTCGAGCTGGTCAACTGGGCGCGACGCCAGCACGGGGACCGCGGCATCGCCGTCTACGACCAGGCGCTCGAGAGCCTGCGCAAGGCACTCCAGGAGTCCGCGGACAACTCGGTCGCCCCGCCGGTCATCGACGAGATGGCCTACGTGCTGGCCACCCTGGCCGACGGGTTCGGCGTCAACTGGCTGACGTACGGCGATGCCTCCGTGGCGCGGGAGCAGATGGACGTCAACTGCGCGGTGCTCGATGCCTGGCTCTCCAGCCGGACGGCAGCGGTCCCCGCCAAACCCACACGACGCAAGCGCGCGGCCGGGGTCTGA
- a CDS encoding transporter, with the protein MKEDVYGLTFLVADLFMIVCGYWAGWRFIKHHRNYLLGIEWFVVATSGTNFLIWALRFADDPEGGEASGQYAFAFFLDAFSRSIGITLLLVVGLMAVTHRYKASFAVEIGIFALAIGCGLFLAQPTYRAHMDDNGEFLLHPGPATFYIVVNLLTLAFLLYFVKRLWQIGATRVALATLAVSLAATVIALTYDFFPLPASVDPLEDRALFYTFALTVWGLQMLTYLFAYRALDAHNVASGLAPAHDDLKAVRA; encoded by the coding sequence ATGAAAGAAGACGTTTACGGCCTGACCTTCCTGGTCGCCGACCTGTTCATGATCGTGTGCGGCTACTGGGCGGGCTGGCGCTTCATCAAGCACCACCGCAACTACCTGCTCGGCATCGAGTGGTTCGTCGTCGCGACGTCCGGCACCAACTTCCTGATCTGGGCGCTGCGCTTCGCGGACGACCCGGAGGGCGGCGAGGCGAGCGGGCAGTACGCCTTCGCATTCTTCCTCGACGCCTTCTCGCGGTCGATCGGCATCACGCTGCTCCTGGTCGTCGGCCTGATGGCCGTGACCCACCGCTACAAGGCAAGCTTCGCGGTCGAGATCGGCATCTTCGCCCTGGCGATCGGATGCGGCCTCTTCCTGGCTCAGCCGACGTATCGCGCTCACATGGACGACAACGGAGAGTTCCTGCTGCACCCTGGCCCGGCCACCTTCTACATCGTGGTGAACCTGCTGACGTTGGCGTTCCTCCTCTACTTCGTGAAGCGGCTGTGGCAGATCGGGGCAACCCGCGTCGCCCTCGCGACCCTGGCGGTCAGCCTCGCGGCGACGGTCATCGCCCTGACGTACGACTTCTTCCCGCTGCCCGCCTCCGTCGACCCGCTCGAGGACCGCGCGCTCTTCTACACGTTCGCGCTCACCGTGTGGGGACTGCAGATGCTCACCTACCTGTTCGCCTACCGCGCCCTCGACGCCCACAACGTCGCCTCGGGTCTCGCTCCAGCCCACGACGACCTCAAGGCGGTGCGCGCATGA
- a CDS encoding Zn-dependent alcohol dehydrogenase gives MITTQAAVLNEIGTPLELTEIRVDDPEPHEVRVGVTHAGLCHSDLHYMTGTVPTELPVVVGHEVAGVVESVGSAVTTLRPGDRVTGALTPSCGGCVNCDAGRSTQCLRLDEVRRRERPAFQTVDGRPIERLAAIGAFSQHILLRENALVRLSDDVPLHVGCLLSCCIVTGVGAVFRGAQVRPGSTVAVIGCGGVGSAIIQGARLAGASAIVAIDLDDARLKAARQYGATHLINGGDGDPVEELHAQLGDGVDYAFEAVGSARTAETALALVRPTGTACLVGIAPVGTNLTVPALDFFFAEKRLIGSYMGSGQAREDIAQFARLYQQGRLMLDEMVSRVVPFAQINDGFEQMKSGDVTRIVVDLQS, from the coding sequence ATGATCACCACACAAGCGGCCGTACTGAACGAGATCGGCACACCGCTCGAGCTGACCGAGATCCGCGTGGACGACCCCGAGCCGCACGAGGTGCGGGTTGGCGTCACACACGCCGGGCTGTGCCACAGCGACCTCCACTACATGACGGGAACCGTTCCGACGGAGCTCCCAGTGGTCGTCGGACACGAGGTGGCTGGAGTCGTCGAATCCGTCGGCTCGGCGGTGACTACGCTGCGCCCCGGCGACCGGGTCACAGGAGCCTTGACCCCCTCCTGCGGCGGGTGCGTCAACTGCGACGCAGGACGCTCGACCCAATGCCTGCGCCTCGACGAGGTCCGCCGGCGCGAACGTCCCGCCTTCCAGACCGTCGACGGTCGGCCGATCGAGCGGCTCGCCGCCATCGGCGCCTTCTCCCAACACATCCTGCTCCGAGAGAACGCACTGGTCAGGCTCTCCGACGACGTGCCCCTGCACGTCGGGTGCCTGCTGTCCTGCTGCATCGTCACCGGGGTCGGCGCCGTCTTCCGGGGCGCTCAGGTGCGACCGGGCAGCACCGTCGCCGTCATCGGCTGCGGCGGCGTCGGCTCCGCCATCATCCAGGGCGCACGCCTCGCAGGTGCGTCCGCGATCGTCGCCATCGACCTCGACGACGCCCGGCTCAAGGCCGCCCGGCAGTACGGCGCCACCCACCTCATCAACGGCGGCGACGGGGACCCGGTCGAGGAGCTGCACGCCCAGCTGGGCGACGGCGTCGACTACGCGTTCGAGGCCGTCGGCTCAGCCCGCACCGCGGAGACCGCATTGGCACTCGTGCGGCCGACCGGCACCGCCTGCCTGGTCGGCATCGCGCCGGTGGGCACCAACCTCACCGTGCCCGCACTCGACTTCTTCTTCGCGGAGAAGCGGCTGATCGGGTCGTACATGGGATCCGGCCAGGCGCGCGAGGACATCGCCCAGTTCGCGCGGCTCTACCAGCAGGGCCGGCTGATGCTCGACGAGATGGTGAGCCGGGTCGTCCCGTTCGCCCAGATCAACGACGGCTTCGAGCAGATGAAGTCCGGCGACGTGACCCGCATCGTCGTCGACCTCCAGTCCTGA
- a CDS encoding enoyl-CoA hydratase/isomerase family protein, with protein MTTPSNVGEHLDVALVRDVAVLTLNRPEKLNALTVAMRRRMASLVREHGTGKTVRGIVLTGSGRAFSAGEDLQQAPTTEAEVHEAFESFHDVTRAILQTRVPVIAAVNGLAVGGASEITLCCDARIGTPSAEYFQPENARGLTISNATSVLLRRLVGNHAMRMVLGSDRIPSDEALRIGLLDETVASDQLIDRAVDVVHAWTPEGNTTALHLALLRPLLTEVEAAFEREDHAAHETWASGLLTAGVAGFWKSRETTA; from the coding sequence ATGACCACACCCAGCAACGTCGGAGAGCACCTCGACGTCGCCCTCGTGCGCGACGTCGCCGTCCTCACGCTCAACCGCCCCGAGAAGCTCAACGCCCTCACCGTCGCCATGCGGCGACGCATGGCGTCACTGGTGCGCGAGCACGGCACGGGCAAGACGGTCCGCGGCATCGTCCTCACAGGGAGTGGCCGCGCCTTCTCCGCTGGTGAGGACCTGCAGCAAGCGCCGACCACCGAAGCAGAGGTGCACGAAGCGTTCGAGAGCTTCCACGACGTCACCCGCGCGATCCTCCAGACCCGAGTCCCGGTGATCGCCGCTGTCAACGGCCTCGCCGTCGGAGGCGCCTCCGAGATCACGCTGTGCTGCGACGCCCGGATCGGAACGCCGTCGGCGGAGTACTTCCAGCCGGAGAACGCCCGCGGTCTCACCATCTCCAACGCCACCAGCGTCCTGCTGCGGCGCCTCGTCGGCAACCACGCCATGCGGATGGTTCTCGGATCGGATCGGATCCCGTCCGACGAGGCGCTACGCATTGGCCTGCTCGACGAGACCGTCGCGTCCGACCAGCTCATCGACCGCGCCGTCGACGTCGTGCACGCGTGGACCCCCGAGGGAAACACCACCGCGTTGCACCTCGCGCTGCTGCGCCCTCTCCTCACGGAGGTCGAGGCCGCCTTCGAGCGCGAGGACCACGCCGCCCACGAGACGTGGGCGAGCGGACTGCTCACCGCCGGTGTCGCCGGCTTCTGGAAGTCGAGGGAGACCACCGCATGA
- a CDS encoding aldehyde dehydrogenase family protein, whose product MTTISPEAALPPPVNYIADEWTDCTTVGDAYNLDPNTRNPMHRTAGTTAEDLERALRHAEQSYDVGQWDEDARHERAAVLDRVADLLDARSEDIARTDALTSGTPIAVTRLVAAFLPHRIRASAGELRTIPRVTQLEAGGRDVRLYKVPWGPAAILTPWNGPSFIPASKVASAIAAGCPVILKPSEHAPASAQVVAECFVEAGLPAGALQLVHGAGDVGAALTADPRIKVVSFTGGPGAGRAIARAAAEDFKVLQLELGGNNPVLVLDDADVDVTADGILDGMTMLNGQWCEGPGKVLAPRELVGPLVEALTERISKLVVGHSLDLDVQVGPISNEPHFRTLQARIDGLRELGATVHQAARLPELGGWFLSPTVAVGADPDRATAELFGPIVSVHAVDSAEEALRIANANPSGLDAYVFGTDTDRAIDVGSRVVSGEVRVNGAKVADLGDDSAQSFWGPAGIGGHGPAESVRVFCGDRVVGVDSPDLPL is encoded by the coding sequence ATGACCACCATCTCCCCAGAGGCCGCCCTACCCCCGCCGGTGAACTACATCGCCGACGAGTGGACCGACTGCACGACCGTCGGCGACGCCTACAACCTCGACCCGAACACTCGCAATCCCATGCACCGCACCGCGGGCACGACTGCGGAAGACCTCGAGCGGGCGCTTCGGCACGCCGAGCAGTCGTACGACGTCGGGCAGTGGGACGAGGACGCTCGGCACGAGCGAGCCGCCGTGCTCGACCGCGTCGCCGACCTCCTGGACGCCAGGTCGGAGGACATCGCCCGGACCGACGCACTGACCAGCGGCACCCCGATCGCGGTGACCCGCCTCGTAGCGGCCTTTCTGCCCCACCGGATCCGGGCCTCAGCGGGGGAGCTCCGCACGATCCCCCGAGTCACCCAGCTCGAAGCGGGAGGTCGCGACGTGCGCCTCTACAAGGTCCCGTGGGGTCCTGCAGCGATCCTCACCCCGTGGAATGGGCCGAGCTTCATTCCTGCCTCGAAGGTCGCCAGCGCGATCGCTGCCGGCTGTCCGGTCATCCTCAAGCCGTCGGAGCACGCACCCGCTAGCGCCCAGGTGGTCGCCGAGTGCTTCGTCGAGGCGGGGCTCCCGGCTGGTGCGCTGCAGCTGGTGCACGGTGCCGGTGACGTCGGCGCTGCGCTGACGGCCGACCCGAGGATCAAGGTGGTCTCGTTCACGGGCGGCCCCGGCGCGGGCCGTGCCATCGCACGTGCTGCAGCAGAAGACTTCAAGGTGCTCCAGCTCGAGCTGGGCGGGAACAACCCCGTACTCGTCCTGGACGACGCGGACGTCGACGTGACTGCCGACGGCATCCTTGACGGGATGACCATGCTCAACGGCCAGTGGTGCGAAGGACCGGGCAAGGTGCTCGCGCCGCGCGAGCTCGTCGGTCCACTCGTCGAGGCGCTGACCGAGCGGATCTCCAAGCTGGTCGTCGGCCACTCCCTCGACCTGGACGTCCAGGTCGGCCCGATCTCCAACGAGCCGCACTTCCGGACCCTGCAGGCGAGGATCGACGGGCTGCGTGAGCTCGGCGCGACAGTCCACCAGGCGGCCCGGCTGCCGGAGCTCGGTGGCTGGTTCCTCTCGCCGACCGTGGCCGTGGGTGCCGATCCGGACCGGGCCACGGCTGAGCTCTTCGGCCCGATCGTCTCCGTGCACGCCGTCGACTCGGCCGAGGAGGCGCTCCGCATCGCCAACGCGAACCCGTCGGGCCTGGACGCCTACGTCTTCGGCACCGACACCGACCGGGCGATCGACGTGGGGTCGCGCGTCGTGTCCGGTGAGGTCCGGGTCAACGGTGCGAAGGTCGCCGATCTCGGCGACGACTCGGCCCAGAGCTTCTGGGGCCCGGCCGGCATCGGCGGCCACGGACCCGCTGAGTCCGTGCGGGTCTTCTGCGGCGACCGGGTCGTCGGCGTGGACTCCCCGGACCTGCCGCTCTGA
- a CDS encoding MFS transporter, which translates to MTQTQAAAGRRGSTTADHRPNRVTLIGIGALLVVLTNAVIFILPPLLPVIQAQYGLATVAETTWLYTVLTLGGGAGFILLPRLADLYGDRNANVAAAAFLTVGALVPAVGDSYPTLLVGCSLMGFGGAAQVLPLGFLRRGLGEGGIAVAVGVLVIGTGVGIVAGMIGGGLIVQSLSLQSFFVVLTAVSAVATLASYVLIPHLPPAERSGRIGALGTVWMIAWVAAILLTLTQGLVWGNAALIPLVLGVVGGVAWFRVERRSTTAVFDVALMKAPLVTASCICIALFAAVNSAFLLLVSTYAQIIPEALRPGDAYGLGLTALETGWLMLPFAVTFVIGGAIVDRPVNNGRVVPVFVIGALITAAGLAWLALAHDRQWHYLVGAAVIGLGCSIGYAAGFTLVQLAVREEKAGMATGAAGTCLAVGFAFGTALVSADLSASLVPVPGTTLEVAAESLYGVGYCVAGGLALAIVLTVLISTARTRRRTGRVAA; encoded by the coding sequence ATGACCCAGACCCAAGCGGCAGCCGGAAGACGCGGCAGCACCACGGCAGACCATCGGCCGAACCGGGTAACGCTCATCGGCATCGGAGCGTTGCTCGTCGTCCTGACCAACGCGGTGATCTTCATCCTCCCGCCGCTCCTGCCGGTCATCCAGGCGCAGTACGGCCTGGCGACGGTCGCGGAGACGACCTGGCTCTACACCGTCCTGACCCTCGGCGGCGGCGCCGGCTTCATCCTCCTGCCCCGCCTGGCCGACCTGTACGGCGACCGGAACGCCAACGTGGCGGCGGCGGCCTTCCTCACGGTTGGCGCCCTCGTCCCCGCAGTGGGCGACTCCTACCCGACGCTGCTGGTCGGCTGCTCCCTCATGGGCTTCGGCGGGGCCGCCCAGGTGCTGCCCCTCGGGTTCCTGCGGCGCGGACTGGGGGAGGGCGGCATCGCGGTCGCGGTCGGGGTCCTGGTCATCGGCACGGGCGTCGGCATCGTCGCCGGGATGATCGGCGGCGGGCTGATCGTGCAGAGCCTGTCGCTGCAGAGCTTCTTCGTCGTCCTCACCGCGGTCAGCGCGGTGGCCACCCTCGCGTCGTACGTCCTGATCCCGCACCTGCCTCCCGCCGAGCGGAGCGGCCGCATCGGCGCCCTCGGCACCGTGTGGATGATCGCGTGGGTCGCCGCGATCCTGTTGACCCTGACCCAGGGTCTGGTCTGGGGCAACGCCGCGCTGATCCCGCTGGTGCTCGGCGTGGTGGGCGGTGTCGCCTGGTTCCGGGTCGAGCGCAGGTCCACCACGGCGGTGTTCGACGTCGCCCTGATGAAGGCGCCTCTCGTCACCGCCTCGTGCATCTGCATTGCGCTGTTCGCCGCGGTGAACTCGGCCTTCCTGCTGCTCGTCAGCACCTACGCCCAGATCATCCCTGAGGCGCTGCGCCCCGGCGACGCCTACGGCCTTGGCCTCACCGCACTCGAGACCGGGTGGCTCATGCTCCCCTTCGCCGTCACCTTCGTCATCGGCGGTGCCATCGTCGACCGCCCGGTCAACAACGGTCGGGTCGTGCCGGTCTTCGTGATCGGCGCGCTCATCACGGCCGCCGGACTTGCCTGGCTCGCCCTCGCGCACGACCGGCAGTGGCACTACCTCGTGGGCGCGGCCGTCATCGGGCTCGGATGCAGCATCGGCTACGCCGCGGGTTTCACGCTCGTGCAGCTGGCGGTGCGCGAGGAGAAGGCGGGGATGGCCACCGGAGCCGCAGGCACCTGCCTGGCCGTCGGGTTCGCCTTCGGCACGGCGCTCGTCAGCGCCGACCTCAGCGCCTCCCTCGTTCCCGTTCCCGGCACGACCTTGGAGGTCGCCGCCGAGAGCCTGTACGGCGTCGGCTACTGCGTCGCCGGGGGCCTCGCCCTGGCCATCGTCCTGACAGTCCTCATCTCCACCGCCCGCACCCGTCGTCGTACCGGCCGGGTCGCCGCCTGA